One genomic segment of Mycolicibacterium psychrotolerans includes these proteins:
- a CDS encoding MCE family protein, which translates to MTEQNSSSGKGRVLRIALAVVLVAVLVSGLYLLWPSRTGHKVVAYFQSAVGLYGGDEVRVIGVPVGRIDSIEPRADDVKITMTIDDGIKLPANAQALIISPNLVAARFIQLTPAYTGGPVMADGAEIGLDRTAVPVEWDEVKEQLTQLSSQLGPQQNSVQGPLKAFVDQAADTLDGNGDSFRQAIRELSQTAGRLGDSRTDLFGTVRNLQVLVNALSNSNQQIVQFTNHVASVSQVLADSSTDLDNTLGTLNQALSDVKGLLGENNKALIDQVAKLTDFTNLLTEHSDDIEQILHITPNGLANFYNIYNPAQGTVGGLLTLPNFANPVQFICGGTFDIGANPDNYKRAEICRQRMGPVFKRIAMNFPPLLFHPINSITAYKGQIIYDTPATEAKAQTPVPYLQWQNAPGTTPPQVGPGADLTSLFLPTAPSNAAAPQSSSHNGGPAAGPAPGPAPVPAGGGG; encoded by the coding sequence ATGACAGAACAGAATTCGAGCTCCGGAAAAGGCCGCGTGCTGCGTATCGCACTGGCGGTGGTCCTCGTCGCGGTGCTGGTGTCCGGCCTGTACCTGCTGTGGCCGTCGCGCACCGGACACAAGGTCGTCGCCTACTTCCAATCGGCGGTCGGTCTCTATGGCGGCGACGAAGTGCGCGTCATCGGCGTGCCGGTGGGCCGCATCGACTCGATCGAGCCCCGTGCCGACGACGTCAAGATCACCATGACCATCGACGACGGCATCAAGCTCCCGGCGAACGCGCAGGCGCTGATCATCTCGCCGAACCTGGTGGCGGCGCGGTTCATTCAGCTCACGCCCGCCTACACCGGTGGCCCGGTGATGGCCGACGGCGCCGAGATCGGCCTGGACCGCACCGCCGTGCCAGTCGAGTGGGACGAGGTCAAAGAGCAGCTGACCCAGCTCAGCTCCCAGCTCGGCCCGCAGCAGAACTCGGTGCAGGGACCGCTCAAGGCCTTCGTGGACCAGGCCGCCGACACCCTCGACGGCAACGGCGACTCGTTCCGGCAGGCGATCCGCGAACTGTCGCAGACCGCAGGCCGCCTCGGCGACTCCCGTACGGATCTGTTCGGCACGGTCCGCAACCTGCAGGTGCTGGTGAACGCGCTGTCGAACAGCAATCAGCAGATCGTCCAGTTCACCAACCACGTGGCATCGGTGTCCCAGGTGCTCGCCGACAGCTCAACAGATCTGGACAACACGCTGGGGACGCTGAACCAGGCGCTGTCCGACGTCAAGGGGCTGCTGGGCGAGAACAACAAGGCGCTGATCGACCAGGTCGCCAAGCTGACCGATTTCACGAACCTGCTCACCGAGCACAGTGACGACATCGAGCAGATCCTGCACATCACCCCGAACGGTCTGGCGAACTTCTACAACATCTACAACCCCGCCCAGGGCACCGTCGGCGGCCTGTTGACGCTGCCCAACTTCGCCAACCCGGTGCAGTTCATCTGCGGTGGCACCTTCGACATCGGCGCCAACCCGGACAACTACAAGCGCGCGGAGATCTGCCGTCAGCGGATGGGCCCGGTGTTCAAGCGGATCGCGATGAACTTCCCGCCGCTGCTGTTCCATCCGATCAACAGCATCACCGCCTACAAGGGTCAGATCATCTACGACACCCCCGCGACGGAGGCCAAAGCCCAGACGCCGGTGCCGTACCTGCAGTGGCAGAACGCGCCGGGCACCACACCTCCGCAGGTGGGACCGGGAGCCGACCTCACCTCGCTGTTCCTGCCGACGGCGCCGAGTAATGCTGCCGCGCCGCAGAGTTCGTCGCACAACGGTGGTCCCGCGGCCGGACCGGCGCCCGGGCCCGCACCCGTACCGGCCGGAGGGGGTGGATGA
- a CDS encoding MCE family protein, producing the protein MMRNVVKPALAVGMLTVLVSGCEFGGLNSLNMPGTAGHGPGAFSITVELPDVATLPQNSPVMVNDVTVGSVSGIDAVQRADGSFYAAVKLSLDKDVNLPSNAVAKVAQTSLLGSQHVELAAPEGKAVGRLGQGDQIPLDRTGRYPTTEEVLSSLGVVVNKGNLGALQDITEEFYNAVVDRQGTFTDLIPRLAELTSSLDRQTNDIISAAEGLDRFAGILARSKDSLGRTLDTLPAALEVLDRNRASIVDTFTALRRLAVVGSKILSETKVDLAEDLKDFFPVIKALNDNADDFIKDLEFLPTFPFHYQYLRKAVRGDYLNVFVTFDLTLRRLGESVFTTSLGLDPNMKRMGEIINPPDFLTGAMANLSGQAADPFKVPPGTAAQHEGAP; encoded by the coding sequence ATGATGCGCAACGTCGTCAAACCGGCCCTGGCTGTCGGCATGCTGACGGTGCTGGTGTCGGGGTGCGAGTTCGGCGGGCTCAACTCGCTGAACATGCCGGGCACCGCCGGTCATGGCCCCGGCGCGTTCTCGATCACCGTCGAACTGCCCGATGTCGCGACGCTGCCGCAGAACTCACCGGTCATGGTCAACGACGTGACGGTCGGCAGTGTCTCGGGAATCGACGCCGTGCAGCGCGCCGACGGCTCGTTCTACGCGGCGGTCAAACTGTCGCTCGACAAGGACGTCAACCTGCCGTCCAACGCGGTGGCCAAGGTGGCCCAGACCTCGCTGCTGGGCTCCCAGCACGTCGAGCTCGCCGCTCCGGAGGGCAAGGCCGTGGGCCGGCTGGGCCAGGGCGATCAGATCCCGCTGGACCGCACCGGCCGCTATCCGACGACCGAGGAAGTGCTGTCGTCGTTGGGCGTCGTCGTCAACAAGGGCAATCTCGGTGCGCTGCAAGATATCACCGAGGAGTTCTACAACGCCGTCGTCGACCGGCAGGGCACCTTCACCGATCTCATTCCGCGCCTGGCCGAACTGACGTCGTCGCTGGACCGCCAGACCAACGACATCATCTCCGCCGCCGAGGGGCTGGACCGGTTCGCGGGCATCCTCGCGCGCAGCAAGGACAGCCTGGGCCGCACCCTGGACACGCTGCCCGCCGCACTCGAGGTGCTCGACCGCAACCGCGCCAGCATCGTCGACACGTTCACCGCGCTGCGGCGGCTCGCGGTCGTCGGGTCGAAGATCCTGTCGGAGACGAAGGTCGACCTGGCCGAGGATCTGAAGGACTTCTTCCCGGTGATCAAGGCACTCAACGACAACGCCGACGATTTCATCAAGGACCTCGAGTTCCTGCCGACGTTCCCGTTCCACTACCAGTACCTGCGCAAGGCGGTCCGCGGCGACTACCTCAACGTGTTCGTCACGTTCGACCTGACGCTGCGCCGCCTCGGGGAATCGGTGTTCACCACCTCGCTCGGGCTGGACCCGAACATGAAGCGGATGGGAGAGATCATCAACCCGCCGGACTTCCTGACCGGGGCGATGGCGAACCTGTCCGGCCAGGCGGCCGATCCCTTCAAGGTCCCGCCGGGCACGGCGGCCCAGCACGAGGGGGCACCGTAG
- a CDS encoding MCE family protein, with the protein MLDKLSRIQLSIFAVVTVLTVGAISIFYLRVPEAIGLTSYQVTANFTAAGGLYENANVTYRGVTVGQVESVGLSDTGVVAHMRLDSGTPVPDNVTATVKSVSAVGEQYVDLVPPAKAATATLRNGSDIPVDRTAIGQDIAGLLDQADSLVSSLGNSRIKDLLRETFKAFNGSGPELARLIQSARLLVDEANANYGQTTQLIDQAGPFLDSQIASGDSIRSLADGLARFTGEVANADPQLRTLLQTAPGAAGVASDTFEGIRPNFPMLAANLANLGRIGVIYNKSIEQALVIFPALLAALNTVAGGVPADEGGKLDFKIHLNDPPSCSVGFIPPTQIRSPADTTLRELPTDLYCKTPQNDAAVVRGARNYPCQEFPGKRAPTIQLCRDPKGYVPVGTNPWRGPPVPLGTPIEDGRNILPPNKFPFIPPQVDPDPGPPVVQLPPGAVPGPGPAPHAPFPLPVPPNQPGPLPAPWPYFAPPDQVVPPYGRTPPGPPAPAPAAPAPAAPAPAAPTPSGPLLPAEAVPQAAAPAMASYDRNGKFVDPAGGTGVFAPGADKLAPAENWVDLMLSPKQV; encoded by the coding sequence ATGCTGGACAAGCTCTCCAGGATTCAACTCTCGATCTTCGCGGTCGTCACGGTGCTGACCGTCGGCGCGATCTCGATCTTCTACCTGCGGGTGCCTGAGGCGATCGGGCTGACCTCCTATCAGGTGACCGCGAATTTCACCGCCGCAGGCGGGCTGTACGAGAACGCCAACGTGACCTACCGCGGGGTCACGGTGGGTCAGGTCGAGTCGGTCGGTCTCAGCGACACCGGCGTCGTCGCGCACATGCGGCTCGACAGCGGAACACCGGTGCCGGACAACGTGACCGCGACCGTCAAGAGCGTGTCCGCGGTCGGCGAGCAGTACGTCGACCTCGTTCCGCCCGCGAAGGCCGCGACGGCGACGCTGCGCAACGGCTCCGACATCCCCGTCGACCGCACCGCGATCGGACAGGACATCGCGGGCCTGCTGGACCAGGCCGACTCGTTGGTCAGCAGCCTGGGCAACAGCCGCATCAAGGACCTGTTGCGCGAGACGTTCAAGGCGTTCAACGGTTCCGGGCCCGAACTCGCCCGCCTGATCCAGTCCGCCCGTCTCCTCGTCGACGAGGCCAACGCCAACTACGGGCAGACCACCCAGCTGATCGACCAGGCGGGGCCCTTCCTGGATTCGCAGATCGCCAGCGGCGACAGCATCCGATCACTGGCCGACGGCCTGGCACGGTTCACCGGCGAGGTGGCCAACGCCGATCCGCAGCTGCGCACCCTGCTGCAGACCGCGCCCGGGGCCGCAGGCGTCGCGAGTGACACGTTCGAGGGCATCCGGCCGAATTTCCCGATGCTCGCGGCCAACCTCGCGAACCTGGGCCGGATCGGTGTCATCTACAACAAGTCCATCGAACAGGCGCTGGTGATCTTCCCCGCGCTGCTGGCGGCGCTGAACACCGTCGCAGGCGGCGTGCCGGCCGACGAGGGCGGCAAGCTGGACTTCAAGATCCACCTGAACGACCCGCCGAGCTGTTCGGTCGGTTTCATCCCGCCGACGCAGATCCGCTCACCGGCGGACACGACGCTGCGCGAACTGCCCACCGACCTGTACTGCAAGACGCCGCAGAACGATGCGGCCGTGGTGCGCGGGGCGCGCAACTACCCGTGCCAGGAGTTCCCCGGCAAGCGCGCACCGACGATCCAGCTGTGCCGCGACCCCAAGGGTTACGTTCCGGTCGGCACCAATCCCTGGCGGGGACCGCCGGTACCCCTCGGGACACCGATCGAGGACGGACGCAACATCTTGCCGCCCAACAAGTTCCCGTTCATCCCGCCCCAGGTGGATCCGGATCCCGGGCCGCCGGTCGTGCAGCTGCCGCCGGGTGCGGTCCCCGGTCCGGGCCCGGCCCCGCACGCGCCGTTCCCGCTGCCGGTGCCGCCCAACCAGCCGGGTCCCCTGCCGGCCCCGTGGCCGTACTTCGCGCCGCCCGACCAGGTGGTGCCCCCGTACGGGCGGACCCCACCGGGTCCGCCGGCGCCCGCGCCTGCCGCGCCGGCACCGGCCGCGCCGGCACCCGCGGCACCGACGCCGTCCGGCCCTCTGCTGCCCGCCGAGGCGGTTCCGCAGGCCGCCGCACCCGCGATGGCGAGCTATGACCGCAACGGGAAGTTCGTCGACCCCGCGGGCGGGACTGGCGTTTTCGCCCCCGGAGCTGACAAACTGGCGCCCGCAGAGAACTGGGTCGACCTGATGTTGTCCCCGAAGCAGGTATAG
- a CDS encoding mammalian cell entry protein yields the protein MPRPARRRASRAAGPASGTEPESVTAVVVDAPTAKVRPSMSAAPPPRRPAHRGLVALVSLLTLVVLAGAVAGGVAWMLATQRTEKAELARDQRFVDTASQLVVNMFSYTQDDIDDSVNRFVNSTSGPLRDMLSQDNNVDNLKAIFRDTNASSEAVINGAALEKVDDVSGNAAVLVSSRVTVTDIDGTNKPSQPYRMRVIVHEDDNGHMTGYDLKYPDGGN from the coding sequence GTGCCCAGGCCCGCACGGCGCCGCGCCTCGCGGGCCGCGGGGCCGGCCAGTGGCACCGAACCCGAGAGCGTCACGGCCGTCGTCGTCGACGCCCCCACCGCCAAGGTGCGTCCGTCGATGTCGGCCGCGCCGCCGCCGCGACGTCCTGCCCATCGCGGACTGGTGGCGCTGGTGTCGCTGCTGACGCTGGTCGTACTAGCCGGCGCGGTGGCCGGAGGGGTGGCCTGGATGCTCGCCACGCAGCGCACCGAGAAGGCAGAGCTGGCCCGCGACCAGCGCTTCGTCGACACCGCGTCACAATTGGTCGTCAACATGTTCAGCTACACCCAGGACGACATCGACGACAGTGTGAACCGGTTCGTCAACAGCACCAGCGGGCCGCTGCGCGACATGCTCAGCCAGGACAACAACGTCGACAACCTCAAGGCGATCTTCCGGGACACCAACGCCAGCTCGGAGGCCGTCATCAACGGCGCCGCGCTGGAGAAGGTCGACGACGTGAGCGGCAACGCCGCGGTCCTGGTGTCGTCGCGGGTGACCGTGACCGACATCGACGGCACCAACAAGCCCTCGCAGCCCTACCGGATGCGGGTGATCGTGCACGAGGACGACAACGGACACATGACCGGATACGACCTCAAATACCCCGACGGCGGCAATTGA
- a CDS encoding mammalian cell entry protein: MGDRVAKFIAALGVLLALGLVALGAVGGRLYWSGVELRGEQTARAELAPLAQQQIPKVFGYDYQTVERSLNEIYPLLTPAYRKEFEDRATKDIIPQARDRQLVSQANVVGVGVLEAQRNSASVMVYMNRTVTDKSRQPVYDGSRLRVDYQKVDGKWLINYITPI; this comes from the coding sequence ATGGGTGATCGGGTCGCCAAGTTCATCGCGGCGCTGGGCGTGCTGCTGGCCCTCGGGCTGGTCGCCCTGGGCGCCGTCGGCGGCCGGCTGTACTGGAGCGGGGTCGAGTTGCGGGGCGAACAGACCGCCCGCGCCGAGCTGGCCCCCCTTGCCCAGCAACAGATTCCGAAGGTCTTCGGGTACGACTACCAGACCGTCGAGCGCAGCCTCAACGAGATCTATCCGCTGCTGACGCCGGCCTACCGCAAGGAATTCGAGGACCGCGCGACCAAGGACATCATCCCTCAGGCACGTGATCGTCAGCTCGTCAGTCAGGCGAATGTCGTCGGCGTGGGAGTGCTGGAGGCGCAACGCAATTCCGCGTCGGTGATGGTCTACATGAACCGCACCGTCACCGACAAGTCGCGTCAGCCTGTCTACGACGGGAGCCGACTGCGCGTCGACTACCAGAAGGTCGACGGCAAATGGCTGATCAACTACATCACGCCGATCTAG
- a CDS encoding alpha,alpha-trehalose-phosphate synthase (UDP-forming), producing the protein MTDPGGPEVRSGDADFVVVANRLPIDMVFLPDGTTEFKRSPGGLVTALEPLLRKRSGAWVGWPGVPQDADDPDSFDDPIEQDGMTLVPVRLSADDVAEYYEGFSNATLWPLYHDVIVKPIYHREWWDRYVEVNRRFAEATARTAAEGATVWVQDYQLQLVPKMLRMLRPDLTIGFFLHIPFPPVELFMQMPWRTEITEGLLGADLVGFHLPGGAQNFLILARRLVGANTSRGSVGVRSRFGEVNVGFRTVKVGAFPISIDAGDLDQQARTRKIRQRAREIRAELGNPRKVLLGVDRLDYTKGIDVRLRAFSELLDEHRVDPDDTVLVQLATPSRERVESYIAMREDIERQVGHINGEYGEVGHPVLHYLHRPVPREDLIAFYVAADVMLVTPLRDGMNLVAKEYVACRSDLGGALVLSEFTGAAAELRQAYLTNPHHLEGVKDAIEAALTQAPEEGRRRMRALRRQVLAHDVDRWARSFLEALAGTSG; encoded by the coding sequence ATGACCGACCCGGGCGGCCCCGAAGTCCGCTCGGGCGACGCCGACTTCGTGGTCGTCGCCAACCGGTTGCCCATCGACATGGTGTTCCTGCCCGACGGCACCACCGAGTTCAAGCGCAGTCCGGGCGGACTGGTGACCGCACTCGAGCCGCTGCTGCGCAAACGCAGCGGCGCCTGGGTCGGCTGGCCGGGAGTGCCCCAGGACGCCGACGATCCGGACAGCTTCGACGATCCGATCGAGCAGGACGGCATGACGCTCGTGCCGGTCCGGCTGTCCGCCGACGACGTCGCCGAGTACTACGAGGGGTTCTCCAACGCCACGCTGTGGCCGCTCTACCACGACGTCATCGTCAAGCCGATCTACCACCGGGAGTGGTGGGACCGCTACGTCGAGGTCAACCGCCGCTTCGCCGAGGCGACCGCGCGGACCGCCGCGGAAGGCGCCACCGTGTGGGTGCAGGACTACCAGCTGCAGCTGGTCCCCAAGATGCTGCGCATGCTGCGGCCCGATCTGACCATCGGCTTCTTCCTGCACATCCCGTTCCCGCCGGTCGAGCTGTTCATGCAGATGCCGTGGCGCACCGAGATCACCGAGGGTCTGCTGGGCGCCGATCTCGTCGGTTTCCACCTGCCCGGCGGCGCGCAGAATTTCCTGATCCTGGCCCGCCGTCTGGTCGGCGCCAACACCTCACGCGGCAGCGTGGGCGTGCGGTCCCGCTTCGGTGAGGTCAACGTCGGATTCCGCACCGTCAAGGTGGGCGCGTTCCCGATCTCGATCGACGCAGGCGATCTGGACCAGCAGGCCCGCACCCGCAAGATCCGCCAGCGGGCCCGCGAGATCCGCGCCGAGCTGGGCAACCCGCGCAAGGTCCTGCTCGGCGTCGACCGGCTGGACTACACCAAGGGCATCGACGTGCGGCTGCGTGCGTTCTCCGAACTGCTCGACGAACACCGGGTCGACCCCGACGACACGGTGCTGGTCCAGCTGGCCACGCCCAGCCGCGAGCGGGTGGAGAGCTACATCGCGATGCGCGAGGACATCGAGCGCCAGGTCGGGCACATCAACGGCGAGTACGGGGAGGTGGGCCACCCTGTACTGCACTACCTCCACCGCCCCGTGCCCCGCGAGGATCTGATCGCGTTCTACGTCGCCGCCGACGTCATGCTGGTGACACCGCTGCGCGACGGGATGAACCTGGTGGCCAAGGAGTACGTGGCGTGCCGCAGTGATCTCGGCGGCGCCCTGGTGCTGAGCGAATTCACCGGCGCCGCAGCCGAATTGCGGCAGGCCTATCTGACCAACCCGCATCACCTCGAGGGCGTCAAGGACGCCATCGAGGCGGCGCTGACCCAGGCGCCCGAGGAGGGCAGGCGGCGGATGCGGGCGCTGCGCCGGCAGGTGCTGGCCCACGACGTGGATCGCTGGGCGCGGTCGTTCCTGGAGGCGCTGGCCGGGACCTCAGGCTAG
- a CDS encoding enoyl-CoA hydratase produces the protein MVDAEQVTYETLDEGRIARIWLNRPDAHNAQSRTLLVQLDEAFGRAEADDVVRVVILAARGKNFSAGHDLGSEAALAERAPGPGQHPTFRSNGATRSGVAERTYLQEWHYFYENTCRWRDLRKITIASVQGNAISAALMLIWACDLIVAADDARFSDVVAVRMGMPGVEYYAHPWEFGARKAKELLLTGDSIDADEAHRLGMVSKVFPRAELEDRTVEFARRIAERPTMAALLVKDSVNAASDAMGFAEALRHAFHIHELGHAHWAAHNENRYPIGLPPEVPDWRTLGPPKPARRDQP, from the coding sequence GTGGTGGACGCCGAGCAGGTGACGTACGAAACCCTCGACGAGGGCCGGATCGCGCGGATCTGGCTGAATCGGCCCGACGCGCACAATGCGCAGTCCCGCACGCTGCTGGTGCAGCTCGACGAGGCGTTCGGCCGCGCCGAGGCCGACGACGTGGTGCGGGTGGTGATCCTCGCCGCACGCGGCAAGAACTTCTCGGCCGGCCACGACCTCGGCTCCGAGGCCGCGCTGGCCGAGCGGGCACCCGGCCCCGGTCAGCATCCGACGTTCCGGAGCAACGGCGCGACGCGGTCCGGGGTCGCCGAACGGACTTACCTGCAGGAGTGGCACTACTTCTACGAGAACACCTGCCGGTGGCGGGACCTGCGCAAGATCACCATCGCCTCCGTGCAGGGCAACGCGATCTCCGCCGCCCTGATGCTGATCTGGGCGTGCGACCTGATCGTCGCGGCCGACGACGCGAGGTTCAGCGACGTCGTCGCGGTCCGGATGGGCATGCCCGGCGTCGAGTACTACGCCCACCCGTGGGAGTTCGGGGCGCGCAAGGCCAAGGAACTGCTGCTCACCGGCGATTCGATCGACGCCGACGAGGCACACCGACTGGGCATGGTGTCGAAGGTGTTCCCGCGCGCCGAGTTGGAGGACAGGACCGTGGAGTTCGCGCGGCGCATCGCCGAGCGCCCCACCATGGCCGCACTGCTGGTCAAGGACTCGGTGAATGCCGCAAGCGACGCGATGGGCTTCGCGGAGGCGCTGCGCCACGCCTTCCACATCCACGAACTCGGCCACGCCCACTGGGCGGCGCACAACGAGAACCGGTATCCCATCGGCCTGCCGCCGGAGGTTCCGGACTGGCGGACGCTCGGACCGCCAAAGCCCGCCCGCCGCGACCAGCCGTGA
- a CDS encoding SDR family oxidoreductase, with the protein MLSGRTVLVTGGGSGIGKAVAAAVVEAGGNAMLMGRNADRLAAAAEEIGGAVRYEPGDVTDEDEVARTVAAAAAWTGRLDGVVHCAGGSDTIGPITQLDSAAWRRLIDLNINGTFYVLKHASRQMVRGGGGSFVGISSIAASNTHRWFGAYGVSKAGLDHMMQLAADELGPSLVRVNSLRPGLIRTDLVAAIFMSPEVSGDYAAATPLPRPGEAEDVANAAVFLLSDAASYITGQLINVDGGMMLRRGPDFSAMLEPVFGADGLRGVVPD; encoded by the coding sequence ATGCTGTCGGGACGGACGGTGCTGGTCACCGGTGGGGGCAGCGGGATCGGCAAGGCGGTGGCCGCGGCCGTGGTGGAGGCCGGCGGCAACGCGATGCTCATGGGCCGCAACGCCGACAGGCTCGCCGCAGCCGCCGAGGAGATCGGCGGCGCGGTGCGCTACGAGCCCGGGGACGTCACGGACGAGGACGAGGTGGCACGCACCGTGGCGGCGGCCGCGGCATGGACGGGCCGGCTCGACGGCGTCGTGCACTGCGCCGGCGGCAGCGACACGATCGGGCCGATCACCCAGCTGGACTCGGCGGCGTGGCGGCGCCTGATCGACTTGAACATCAACGGCACGTTCTATGTGCTCAAGCATGCGTCCCGGCAGATGGTGCGCGGCGGCGGTGGATCGTTCGTCGGCATCTCCTCGATCGCTGCGAGCAACACCCACCGGTGGTTCGGCGCGTACGGCGTCTCCAAGGCCGGTCTGGACCACATGATGCAGCTGGCAGCCGACGAGCTGGGGCCATCCCTGGTGCGGGTGAACTCCCTGCGGCCGGGACTGATCCGCACCGATCTGGTGGCAGCCATCTTCATGTCGCCGGAGGTCAGCGGCGACTATGCGGCCGCCACCCCGCTGCCGAGACCGGGGGAGGCGGAGGACGTCGCCAACGCGGCGGTGTTCCTGCTCAGCGACGCCGCGAGTTACATCACCGGCCAGCTGATCAACGTCGACGGCGGCATGATGCTTCGCCGCGGGCCGGACTTCTCGGCGATGCTCGAACCCGTCTTCGGCGCCGACGGTCTGCGCGGGGTCGTACCGGACTAG
- a CDS encoding NAD(P)-dependent oxidoreductase, with product MRIGFVGLGNMGSGMAANLLASGHQVVAYNRSPGKAAALAERGATAAATAAEVCDSEVVVSMLADDAAVEAVTFGGPDQAGILASLPEGCLHISASTISVALAERLHDAHADAGQAFVSAPVFGRPEAAAAAKLFVVAAGAPDAVAAAQPVFDAIGQRTFVLSEQPAVANLVKLSGNFLIVSVIESLGEAMALIAKAGVDKQHYLELLTSTLFTAPVYQTYGGLMAREEFEPAGFAAHLGLKDVRLVLAAAEQLQVPLPVASLVRDRFLALLAGGGRDLDWAALGGVAAWEAGGPRPGS from the coding sequence ATGAGAATCGGATTCGTCGGGTTGGGCAACATGGGGTCTGGCATGGCCGCCAACCTGCTGGCGTCCGGCCATCAGGTCGTCGCGTACAACAGATCGCCGGGGAAGGCCGCTGCGCTGGCCGAGCGGGGTGCCACCGCGGCGGCGACGGCGGCCGAGGTCTGCGACAGCGAGGTCGTCGTGTCGATGCTCGCCGACGACGCTGCGGTGGAAGCGGTGACCTTCGGCGGTCCCGATCAGGCGGGCATTCTGGCGTCGCTGCCGGAGGGATGCCTGCACATCTCGGCGAGCACCATCAGCGTCGCGCTGGCCGAACGGCTGCACGACGCGCACGCCGACGCCGGGCAGGCCTTCGTCTCCGCGCCGGTGTTCGGCAGGCCCGAAGCGGCCGCCGCCGCCAAGCTGTTCGTCGTCGCCGCCGGCGCCCCCGACGCCGTCGCGGCCGCCCAGCCGGTGTTCGACGCCATCGGGCAGCGCACGTTCGTGCTCTCGGAACAGCCCGCCGTCGCCAACCTGGTCAAGCTGTCGGGCAACTTCCTGATCGTCTCGGTGATCGAGTCGCTGGGTGAGGCGATGGCGCTGATCGCCAAGGCCGGCGTCGACAAGCAGCACTACCTCGAACTGCTCACCTCGACGCTGTTCACCGCGCCGGTCTACCAGACCTACGGCGGCCTGATGGCCCGCGAGGAATTCGAACCGGCGGGCTTCGCGGCCCACCTCGGGCTCAAGGACGTTCGGCTGGTGCTGGCCGCCGCCGAGCAGCTTCAGGTGCCGCTACCGGTCGCGAGCCTGGTCCGCGACCGCTTCCTGGCGCTGCTGGCCGGCGGCGGACGCGACCTCGACTGGGCGGCGCTCGGCGGGGTCGCGGCCTGGGAGGCCGGTGGACCCCGGCCCGGCAGCTAG
- a CDS encoding (2Fe-2S)-binding protein, whose protein sequence is MHESPVEVSVNGRCYRASVEPRMTLADYLRERCGLTGTHLGCEHGACGACTVLLDGQAVRSCLIFAVQVDGQEVTTVEGVADADGTLSPVQAAMRECHGLQCGFCTPGFVTSITALLRDNPNPTDDEIREGLSGNFCRCTGYQGIVNAVKRAAEVIDSTA, encoded by the coding sequence ATGCATGAATCCCCCGTCGAGGTGTCGGTCAACGGCCGGTGTTACCGCGCGTCCGTCGAGCCGCGGATGACGTTGGCCGACTACCTGCGGGAGCGGTGCGGGCTCACCGGCACCCACCTGGGCTGCGAGCACGGCGCGTGCGGCGCCTGCACCGTGCTGCTCGACGGGCAGGCGGTGCGCTCGTGCCTGATCTTCGCCGTCCAGGTCGACGGGCAGGAGGTCACCACCGTCGAGGGCGTGGCCGACGCCGACGGCACGCTCTCGCCGGTGCAGGCCGCGATGCGCGAGTGCCACGGCCTCCAATGTGGTTTCTGCACTCCGGGTTTCGTCACCAGCATCACTGCGCTGCTGCGCGACAATCCGAACCCCACCGACGACGAGATCCGCGAGGGGCTGTCGGGCAACTTCTGCCGGTGCACCGGGTATCAGGGCATCGTCAACGCGGTCAAGCGCGCCGCGGAGGTGATTGACTCGACGGCATGA